The following coding sequences are from one Selenomonas sputigena ATCC 35185 window:
- a CDS encoding alpha/beta hydrolase, with translation MRTLATIVLTSIVTTFLLAALSAGAFVYVVDGYFVDLALERGSGGDPLAPPVIAASLSDPNVHLPEKPEAKSEDWTLRSFDGLHLAATHFSPAAPSHRWVVLLHGYGRSQADAWDYAEAYIEHGYHVLTPDLRASGKSEGKYVTMGTFESRDVVAWVSRIAEVDPAARVVLHGVSMGGATALLAAGRDDVPQNLVAVIEDSGYTSAEDMFVRKMESFNLPASVIMRGMDYMSREKTGAALSDASALDAVCRMKAPTLFIHGTSDLLVPYSMMQELAAASSAPQKEVLTVEGAWHAAAKAKDPENYYRHVFAFADRWTN, from the coding sequence ATGAGGACACTTGCGACCATCGTCCTCACAAGTATCGTGACGACGTTTTTGCTCGCGGCGCTCTCTGCAGGCGCTTTCGTCTATGTTGTCGACGGCTACTTCGTCGACCTCGCCTTGGAGCGCGGCAGCGGCGGCGATCCGTTGGCGCCGCCCGTCATCGCCGCGAGTCTTTCCGACCCCAATGTCCATCTGCCGGAGAAGCCTGAGGCGAAGAGCGAGGATTGGACGCTTCGCTCCTTTGACGGACTGCATCTTGCGGCGACACACTTTTCGCCCGCTGCACCGAGTCATCGCTGGGTCGTGCTGCTGCACGGCTACGGGCGCAGTCAGGCAGATGCGTGGGATTATGCCGAAGCGTACATCGAGCACGGCTATCATGTCCTGACACCGGATTTGCGCGCTTCGGGCAAGAGCGAGGGCAAATATGTGACGATGGGAACGTTTGAAAGCCGTGATGTTGTCGCATGGGTTTCGCGCATCGCCGAGGTTGACCCTGCAGCGCGTGTTGTGCTGCACGGCGTTTCCATGGGAGGGGCGACGGCGCTTCTCGCGGCAGGGCGGGACGATGTGCCGCAGAACCTTGTCGCCGTTATCGAGGACTCGGGCTATACGAGTGCTGAAGATATGTTCGTGCGCAAGATGGAGAGCTTCAACCTGCCGGCATCCGTCATCATGCGCGGCATGGATTACATGAGCCGCGAGAAGACGGGCGCTGCGCTCTCTGACGCCTCGGCGCTCGACGCCGTGTGCCGCATGAAGGCGCCGACGCTCTTCATCCACGGCACGTCCGACCTGCTCGTACCTTACAGCATGATGCAGGAATTGGCGGCGGCGTCGAGCGCACCGCAGAAGGAAGTGCTGACGGTCGAGGGCGCGTGGCATGCGGCGGCGAAGGCGAAGGATCCGGAGAATTACTACCGCCATGTATTCGCCTTTGCCGATCGCTGGACGAATTGA